In one Candidatus Nitronereus thalassa genomic region, the following are encoded:
- a CDS encoding DoxX family protein, with protein MKQFFQTDDRWSGFIIRVMLALVIFPHGAQKLLGWFGGNGFEGTMGFFTQQAGLPWLIAFLVIIGESIGALALAAGFFTRFSAASLGVIMLGAIAMVHWPHGFFMNWFGQQAGEGFEFHLLVIGMALALVANGGGKWSVDGVIAQKLSESSTEKDVVNRKLATSAA; from the coding sequence ATGAAACAATTTTTTCAAACAGACGATCGGTGGTCGGGATTCATCATTCGAGTCATGTTGGCCTTGGTTATTTTCCCGCATGGTGCACAAAAACTACTGGGCTGGTTTGGCGGGAATGGATTCGAGGGCACCATGGGGTTCTTCACACAACAAGCGGGACTGCCCTGGCTCATCGCGTTTCTAGTCATCATCGGGGAATCTATCGGCGCCCTCGCGCTGGCCGCTGGGTTCTTCACACGGTTTTCAGCTGCAAGCCTCGGCGTCATTATGTTAGGTGCCATCGCGATGGTGCACTGGCCTCATGGTTTTTTCATGAACTGGTTCGGGCAACAAGCCGGTGAAGGATTCGAGTTTCACCTGTTGGTGATCGGTATGGCCTTGGCATTGGTGGCCAATGGCGGTGGCAAGTGGTCGGTTGATGGAGTGATTGCGCAGAAACTGAGCGAGTCTTCGACCGAGAAGGATGTCGTCAATCGGAAATTGGCAACGTCTGCGGCCTAA
- a CDS encoding response regulator transcription factor, with the protein MTLRIILVDDHQLFRDGLHSLFEQQEGFAIVGEAKDGRNALRLVQEIRPDVLIMDASMPGMNGIEATRQIKADYPEVKVLVVSMHEDRRFVVAALEAGADGYLVKDCPWEEFIQAVHAVQANYSYLCPQVAGYIADAYRKPQASSGTTGLLPLTGREREVLQLLAEGQTTEHIATLLHISNKTVHTHRNHIMNKLHIDNLADLTKYAIREGLTTLE; encoded by the coding sequence ATGACTTTACGTATCATCCTCGTCGATGACCACCAGCTCTTTCGGGATGGCTTGCATTCGTTATTTGAACAGCAGGAGGGATTCGCTATCGTTGGGGAAGCCAAAGACGGGCGAAATGCTCTTCGGTTGGTCCAGGAAATACGGCCCGACGTCCTCATCATGGATGCCTCGATGCCGGGGATGAATGGGATTGAGGCAACCCGCCAAATAAAGGCTGATTATCCCGAAGTCAAGGTGTTAGTTGTTTCCATGCATGAGGACAGGCGTTTTGTGGTGGCCGCATTGGAAGCAGGGGCTGACGGATATCTGGTCAAGGATTGTCCGTGGGAAGAGTTTATTCAAGCCGTCCATGCCGTGCAAGCAAATTATTCTTACCTGTGTCCACAGGTCGCCGGATATATCGCCGATGCGTATCGGAAACCCCAAGCGTCTTCAGGCACCACCGGTCTCTTGCCCCTAACAGGAAGAGAACGTGAGGTCCTGCAGCTGCTTGCCGAAGGCCAGACCACAGAGCACATCGCCACCCTCCTTCACATAAGCAACAAAACTGTACATACCCATCGGAACCACATCATGAACAAACTTCACATTGACAATCTTGCTGATCTCACCAAGTATGCAATTCGGGAAGGCTTAACTACCCTGGAATAA
- a CDS encoding sigma 54-interacting transcriptional regulator — protein sequence MANKDTLGSHSKDQRKYKTLLEISETISKDQDLFALFRRLAQVLPGIVQVDFLALLLFDPESQLIEDFIIQANVAGDIQGGKKWQLDAHPAGTVFQTQKAFLVADISQDHRYPEAFPLMQEDGVVALCVLPLTSSLRQVGSIVFASRQQGTYQESHLEFLHHVAKQVAVAVDNVLHHQELIRERDRLSLLLEVNNTVISSLDLRSLFEKISQSLRKNLQHGYTSLALHDPQSHRMRTHILDFPSGKGLLQEGLETEMDDTPAGQAFKENRPVVADVVALRGYQSDFIKVLKQEGIQAVCAIPLSSPNQIIGTLNVGSRKKHAFPKHEVTLLTQVATQIALAIDNALRFQEVNNLKNRLAKEKLYLEEEIRTEHNFEDIIGESVALKRVLQQLEIVAPTSSTVLILGETGTGKELIARALHQLSTRKERSFVKLNCAAIPTGLLESELFGHEKGAFTGAISQKVGRFELAHEGSIFLDEIGEISLELQSKLLRVLQEQEFERLGSTKTIKVDVRLIAATNRDLESMVGANQFRSDLYYRLNVFPITVPALRERPEDIPILVRYFTQRYASRMKKPIETIPQKTMDHLSQYHWPGNVRELENLIERAVILSQGSELVVDLGALKQTRQKSLPSNATLNSAERAHILKVLQDSKWVIGGPDGAAQRLGMKRTTLHSKMKKLNISRSL from the coding sequence ATGGCGAACAAAGATACTCTTGGATCCCACTCGAAAGACCAACGTAAATACAAAACCCTTTTGGAGATTTCAGAGACCATTTCCAAGGATCAGGATTTGTTTGCCCTTTTTCGTCGCTTGGCCCAAGTTCTGCCCGGGATTGTACAGGTAGATTTTCTCGCACTCTTGTTGTTTGATCCAGAATCTCAATTGATTGAAGACTTCATCATTCAGGCGAACGTGGCCGGGGACATTCAGGGCGGAAAAAAGTGGCAGTTGGATGCGCACCCCGCAGGAACGGTGTTTCAAACCCAAAAAGCTTTTCTGGTAGCGGATATTTCTCAGGATCATCGTTACCCTGAAGCCTTTCCTTTGATGCAAGAGGATGGAGTGGTGGCACTGTGTGTGCTGCCTTTGACTTCGTCCTTACGCCAAGTGGGGTCCATTGTTTTCGCGAGCAGACAACAAGGTACGTATCAGGAATCTCATTTAGAGTTCTTGCATCATGTCGCTAAACAGGTTGCCGTCGCTGTTGATAATGTTCTTCACCATCAAGAACTCATTCGGGAACGAGATCGACTGAGTCTCCTTTTGGAAGTCAACAATACGGTCATCTCATCTTTGGATTTGCGAAGCCTATTTGAAAAGATCAGTCAGAGCCTCAGAAAAAACCTGCAACACGGCTATACCAGCCTTGCCTTGCATGACCCTCAATCCCATCGCATGCGCACGCATATTTTAGACTTCCCCAGTGGAAAGGGGCTTTTACAAGAGGGGTTAGAAACTGAAATGGATGACACCCCAGCTGGTCAGGCCTTCAAAGAAAATAGGCCTGTGGTTGCCGACGTTGTGGCCTTGCGCGGGTATCAATCAGATTTCATCAAAGTCTTGAAACAAGAAGGGATTCAGGCTGTTTGTGCGATTCCCCTTTCCTCACCGAATCAAATCATTGGCACATTAAATGTTGGCAGTCGCAAGAAACACGCTTTTCCGAAACATGAAGTCACTCTGCTGACTCAAGTCGCCACGCAGATTGCGTTGGCCATTGACAATGCTCTGAGGTTTCAAGAAGTCAACAATCTAAAAAATCGTCTGGCCAAGGAGAAGCTCTACCTTGAGGAAGAAATCAGGACGGAGCATAACTTTGAAGATATTATTGGGGAAAGTGTTGCGCTAAAACGTGTGCTTCAGCAATTGGAGATCGTGGCACCAACAAGTTCCACGGTTCTCATTCTCGGGGAAACTGGGACAGGAAAAGAATTGATCGCAAGGGCTCTGCACCAGTTGAGTACACGCAAAGAACGTTCCTTCGTTAAACTCAACTGTGCTGCGATTCCTACAGGGTTATTGGAAAGCGAACTCTTTGGCCACGAGAAAGGAGCATTCACCGGCGCCATTAGTCAGAAAGTCGGACGTTTTGAATTGGCGCATGAAGGGAGTATTTTTTTAGATGAGATTGGGGAGATCTCCTTAGAGCTTCAATCGAAATTATTACGCGTGTTGCAGGAACAAGAATTTGAACGATTGGGAAGCACAAAAACGATCAAGGTAGATGTTCGGCTCATTGCCGCGACCAACCGTGATCTGGAAAGCATGGTCGGGGCCAATCAATTTCGAAGTGATTTGTATTACCGATTGAACGTGTTTCCGATTACCGTTCCTGCTCTTCGAGAGAGGCCAGAAGACATTCCTATTCTCGTTCGGTATTTTACGCAGCGTTATGCCTCCCGCATGAAAAAACCCATCGAAACGATTCCTCAAAAAACCATGGATCACCTTTCCCAATACCATTGGCCGGGAAATGTTCGGGAATTGGAAAATCTCATCGAACGGGCGGTGATTCTGTCTCAAGGATCGGAACTTGTGGTGGACTTAGGGGCCCTCAAACAGACACGTCAAAAATCTCTTCCCTCGAACGCCACCCTCAACTCAGCTGAACGCGCGCACATCCTCAAGGTGCTTCAGGATTCCAAATGGGTCATTGGTGGACCGGATGGAGCCGCACAGCGCCTTGGTATGAAGCGAACGACTTTACACTCCAAGATGAAAAAATTGAATATTTCCAGATCTCTTTAG
- a CDS encoding MBL fold metallo-hydrolase: MKHFIGMLVMTLLISNIALAKDLPPNTAKIAPGVYSYGNPANGYFSMFMVTEDGVIAIESVSSQHAAGMIKAIKAITGQPIRYLLHSHNHWDHSSGGKVFRDAGATLIAHEEAYTWMKANPGPDMVVPDESWEGNRKDITLGGTNVELHYLGMNHGLGMTVFLLPQEKIAYIADLVVPNRVMFTIVPDFNIKEWERSLRVIEQMDFDKAVYSHSHNPTPLLGGTKQDVTKYLQFMQDLRGAIFAEFKKGTNPMMVPNVVQLPKYKDWAMYKEWLPMNAWRILLDEWMGPFPWRPDKD, encoded by the coding sequence ATGAAACATTTCATTGGTATGCTTGTCATGACCCTCCTCATATCCAACATAGCCCTTGCAAAAGATCTTCCTCCCAACACGGCAAAGATCGCGCCTGGAGTGTATAGCTATGGGAACCCAGCCAATGGCTATTTTTCCATGTTTATGGTGACCGAGGACGGCGTCATCGCCATTGAATCCGTTAGCTCCCAACATGCAGCGGGTATGATCAAAGCCATCAAGGCTATAACAGGTCAACCCATTCGGTATCTCCTGCACAGCCACAACCATTGGGATCATTCCAGTGGCGGAAAAGTGTTTCGTGATGCTGGTGCAACGTTGATCGCCCATGAGGAAGCCTATACGTGGATGAAGGCGAACCCTGGCCCAGACATGGTGGTTCCCGACGAAAGTTGGGAAGGAAATCGAAAAGATATCACCCTTGGTGGCACTAACGTTGAATTGCACTACTTAGGCATGAATCACGGGCTTGGCATGACCGTGTTTCTCTTGCCTCAAGAAAAAATTGCCTATATCGCCGACCTCGTTGTCCCGAATCGAGTCATGTTTACTATTGTGCCAGATTTCAACATAAAAGAATGGGAGCGATCGTTAAGAGTCATTGAGCAAATGGATTTCGATAAAGCTGTCTATTCTCACAGCCATAACCCCACTCCGTTGTTAGGTGGAACCAAGCAGGACGTAACGAAGTATTTACAATTCATGCAAGACTTACGGGGGGCTATTTTTGCAGAATTTAAGAAGGGTACGAATCCAATGATGGTTCCGAATGTCGTGCAGCTTCCCAAATATAAAGATTGGGCGATGTATAAGGAATGGCTGCCGATGAACGCCTGGCGTATCCTCCTTGATGAATGGATGGGACCCTTTCCGTGGAGGCCGGATAAAGATTAG
- a CDS encoding PAS domain S-box protein, with protein MKNFKTTQELLTENLALRKQITRLEYLREEFQFTELTYRQILDAINDMVLVKGPGSKIMWANKAFRDYYGMTNSELQNMIDAPFNDPDYTEQYLKDDEFVFTTGKVLNIPCEPVTNCNGNIRYFHTVKSPILDPNGKVARLVAVCRDITKERHTKALIREGERRWQAIFDQAPTGIAILDSLSGQFQHINKRYCDIVGFPLEEMLALSFKDITYPDDLPPDLENMQKLLSGKIRTFQMEKRYIRKDGALIWVNLTCVPLWLDENDPRQHIAIVEDITERKKYEAMLIDQQGKLKRWAVLASKAQERERQRIALGLHDEIGQILATLKLRLRNSREQKDVLITVGQIKDINHLLDEAIRATRSLTFELGSPILYNLGLLAALQSLVEKTSERHPDIQFIVEICQEPPNLEMEIATIIYRAIQELLRNIEKHAHPQTVTLRVTKDKNYLCITVEDDGAGFPVVQTLGENLSLKKFGLFSINEQLKSIGGAFEIQSIQGKGTQAIILAPL; from the coding sequence ATGAAAAACTTTAAAACCACACAAGAGCTTCTGACAGAAAACCTTGCTCTTAGGAAACAAATAACTAGATTAGAATATCTGAGGGAGGAGTTTCAATTCACTGAACTGACATACCGCCAGATCTTGGATGCCATCAATGACATGGTGTTGGTAAAAGGACCAGGGTCGAAAATTATGTGGGCCAATAAAGCCTTTCGTGACTATTACGGAATGACCAATTCAGAACTCCAGAATATGATTGATGCACCCTTTAATGACCCAGATTATACGGAACAATACCTCAAAGATGATGAGTTCGTGTTTACCACGGGAAAAGTCCTTAATATTCCATGTGAACCGGTGACTAACTGCAATGGAAACATTCGGTATTTTCATACGGTCAAGTCGCCTATCCTCGATCCAAATGGAAAAGTAGCTCGACTAGTCGCGGTCTGTCGGGACATTACTAAGGAAAGGCATACCAAGGCCCTCATTCGGGAAGGAGAACGACGGTGGCAAGCTATTTTTGATCAGGCCCCTACAGGCATTGCTATTTTGGACTCCCTCAGTGGACAGTTCCAACATATCAACAAACGGTATTGCGACATTGTTGGTTTCCCCCTAGAGGAAATGCTTGCACTTTCCTTTAAAGACATCACTTATCCTGATGATCTTCCACCAGACCTGGAAAATATGCAGAAACTCTTGTCAGGAAAGATCCGGACCTTTCAGATGGAGAAACGCTATATTAGAAAAGATGGAGCCCTTATTTGGGTCAATTTAACTTGCGTCCCGTTATGGTTGGATGAGAACGATCCTCGACAGCATATCGCCATCGTAGAAGATATCACCGAGCGGAAAAAATATGAGGCAATGCTAATCGACCAACAAGGCAAACTGAAAAGATGGGCGGTCTTAGCCTCCAAAGCCCAAGAGCGGGAACGTCAACGAATTGCCCTTGGTCTTCACGATGAAATTGGGCAAATCCTGGCCACCCTAAAACTCCGGCTGAGAAATTCGAGAGAACAAAAGGACGTTTTGATTACAGTCGGTCAAATTAAGGATATCAACCATCTTCTTGATGAGGCCATTCGGGCTACACGCTCACTCACCTTCGAATTGGGATCACCCATCCTTTACAATCTGGGCCTCTTGGCGGCGCTGCAAAGTCTGGTCGAAAAAACAAGCGAACGACATCCCGACATTCAGTTCATCGTCGAGATTTGCCAAGAGCCCCCGAATCTTGAAATGGAGATCGCCACCATCATTTATCGTGCCATTCAGGAACTCCTGAGAAACATTGAAAAGCACGCCCATCCTCAAACAGTGACCCTGAGGGTTACCAAAGATAAAAATTACCTTTGCATTACCGTGGAAGATGATGGAGCGGGGTTTCCGGTTGTCCAAACCTTGGGAGAGAATCTTTCCCTTAAGAAATTTGGTCTCTTCAGCATTAACGAACAACTCAAGAGTATTGGAGGAGCCTTTGAGATTCAATCTATTCAGGGAAAGGGCACGCAAGCGATAATTCTTGCGCCCTTGTAA